The following proteins are encoded in a genomic region of [Eubacterium] hominis:
- a CDS encoding MATE family efflux transporter yields MELKNMCEGKPLKLIFFFSLPLMLGNICQQLYTVMDTIIVSQKLGVDALAALGCCDWLNWMGFGIITGFAQGFSIMVSHAFGTKLEDQIQNSICAMMISCLVVTVVFVCIALPCIPFALHLLNTPDTIYDMTLLYTRVIFLGLPATMLYNAFAAILRALGNSKTPLYAMILASVLNIGLDILFVMVFNFGIAGAGVATIIAQFLAGCYCVYKLLQIKAYMPHHLIKDMEYYLRMMKLGFPMALQNVLISIGGMVLTSVINRYGTLFLAGFTAVNKLYGILEVSAVSYGYAMVTYTGQNYGAKCYRRIAKGLKSAVVLSVVTALVITLILFLFGKTLLSFFISSGSENYEEVMQVAWTFLRIMAACLPILYLLHIYRSTIQGLSDTFIPMLSGFFELIVRIAVALILPIWMGRNGLYPVEVFAWIGAVVLLIPSYYHKERALLKKLD; encoded by the coding sequence ATGGAATTAAAGAATATGTGTGAAGGGAAACCATTGAAGTTGATTTTCTTTTTCTCTTTACCATTGATGCTGGGAAATATCTGTCAACAGTTATATACGGTGATGGATACGATTATTGTTTCACAAAAGCTGGGCGTGGATGCACTTGCGGCACTTGGATGCTGTGACTGGTTAAACTGGATGGGATTTGGTATTATCACAGGATTTGCACAGGGCTTTTCGATTATGGTGTCCCATGCTTTTGGTACGAAATTAGAAGACCAGATACAAAACAGTATCTGTGCCATGATGATATCTTGTCTGGTTGTGACAGTGGTTTTTGTATGTATCGCATTACCTTGTATACCATTTGCATTACATCTGTTGAATACACCAGATACGATTTATGATATGACATTATTATATACCAGAGTTATCTTTTTAGGACTTCCTGCGACGATGCTATACAACGCATTTGCGGCAATCCTGCGAGCACTTGGTAATAGTAAAACGCCATTATATGCCATGATTTTGGCATCTGTTTTGAATATTGGATTGGATATTCTGTTTGTTATGGTATTTAATTTTGGCATTGCTGGGGCTGGTGTTGCGACAATTATTGCACAATTTTTAGCTGGATGCTATTGTGTCTATAAATTACTTCAGATAAAAGCCTATATGCCACATCATCTGATTAAAGATATGGAGTATTATTTGCGTATGATGAAGCTTGGATTTCCTATGGCTTTACAAAATGTATTGATTTCTATAGGCGGCATGGTATTAACAAGTGTCATCAATCGTTATGGTACACTGTTCTTGGCTGGATTTACTGCTGTAAATAAATTATATGGTATTTTAGAAGTATCAGCGGTATCCTATGGCTATGCAATGGTTACTTATACAGGGCAGAATTATGGGGCGAAATGCTACAGGCGTATTGCGAAAGGATTAAAATCGGCAGTGGTATTAAGTGTTGTGACAGCACTTGTCATTACATTGATTTTATTCCTGTTTGGGAAAACGTTATTGTCTTTCTTTATATCAAGTGGAAGCGAGAATTATGAAGAAGTCATGCAGGTCGCATGGACATTCTTACGCATTATGGCAGCGTGTCTGCCTATCCTTTATCTTTTGCATATTTACCGTTCTACCATTCAGGGATTATCCGATACATTTATTCCTATGCTATCTGGTTTCTTTGAATTGATCGTACGTATTGCGGTCGCATTGATATTGCCCATCTGGATGGGGAGAAATGGTTTATATCCGGTAGAGGTATTTGCATGGATCGGTGCTGTTGTTTTATTGATTCCAAGTTATTATCATAAGGAAAGGGCACTGTTGAAAAAACTAGATTGA
- a CDS encoding polysaccharide deacetylase family protein gives MRKRIYTCFPEGKTLAFTCSYDDGKIMDHRFVEILNRYGIKATFHLNSDYFDVSEGHQYPYIKKSEVKSLYQGHEIACHSCSHITMTRGNSIQNINEIIDNRIALENICDTLVTGYSYPNGCYDQTSKEILRSCGIKYARTTKSTYKFELPQDFLEWHPTCHHNEDIFAFLDKFLGIHHAERLNVFYLWGHSYEFERDQTWNQIETFFQKATGHKNVWYVTNGELQAYIEASRRLIFYADQSKVYNPSAICVYISNGESIYQIASGQTIQLD, from the coding sequence ATGAGAAAAAGAATTTACACATGTTTTCCAGAAGGAAAAACATTAGCATTTACCTGCAGTTATGATGATGGAAAAATCATGGATCATCGCTTTGTGGAAATCCTGAATCGTTATGGAATCAAAGCAACCTTTCATCTGAACAGTGATTATTTTGATGTCAGTGAAGGTCATCAATATCCTTATATCAAAAAAAGTGAAGTGAAAAGTTTATATCAAGGACATGAGATCGCATGTCACAGCTGTTCACATATCACGATGACAAGAGGAAATAGTATACAAAATATAAATGAAATAATAGATAATCGCATCGCTTTGGAAAACATATGTGATACTTTGGTCACTGGATATTCTTATCCAAATGGCTGTTACGATCAGACATCTAAGGAAATTTTACGTTCATGTGGAATAAAATACGCAAGAACAACCAAAAGTACATATAAATTTGAATTACCACAGGATTTCTTAGAATGGCATCCAACATGTCATCATAATGAAGATATATTTGCGTTTCTGGATAAGTTTTTAGGCATTCACCATGCAGAGCGGTTAAATGTATTTTACCTGTGGGGACACAGCTATGAATTTGAACGTGATCAAACATGGAATCAAATAGAAACATTTTTTCAAAAGGCTACAGGGCATAAAAATGTATGGTATGTCACGAATGGTGAGCTACAGGCTTACATAGAAGCCAGCAGGCGTTTGATATTTTACGCAGATCAAAGTAAAGTTTATAATCCTAGTGCTATTTGTGTGTATATATCAAATGGAGAAAGCATATATCAGATAGCATCTGGACAAACGATACAATTAGATTAG
- a CDS encoding UTRA domain-containing protein, which translates to MPKAKFTNIYEALKQNILHGDYNHSHLLPTEEVLTARFQCSRNTVRRAIEKLQDEGYVQSIRGKGVVLLENKAASSFKIDLHNFKGLASIQTYQDVKTATSVLKFQEIVIDDALSETTGFPKGSEVYYLQRLRYFNNEPLVLDINYFLKSIIQNLSVEIAQKSIYDYIEHALHLQVIACRRMIRVEKATALDKELINLRDFDCVGVTLNNAYLDDGKMFEYTESRHAPDHFTFCETVSLKDR; encoded by the coding sequence ATGCCAAAAGCAAAATTCACAAACATATATGAAGCTTTAAAACAAAACATTTTACATGGTGATTATAATCACAGTCATTTACTTCCAACAGAAGAAGTCTTAACTGCCAGATTTCAATGCAGCCGCAATACTGTCCGACGTGCAATCGAAAAACTTCAGGATGAAGGCTATGTGCAAAGTATCCGTGGAAAAGGCGTTGTCTTGTTGGAAAACAAAGCAGCATCCTCTTTTAAAATCGATTTGCATAACTTCAAAGGTCTAGCATCCATTCAAACATATCAAGATGTAAAAACCGCAACCAGTGTTTTAAAGTTTCAAGAAATTGTAATTGATGATGCGTTATCCGAAACCACCGGTTTTCCAAAGGGCAGTGAAGTATATTATTTACAACGATTACGTTATTTCAATAATGAACCACTGGTGCTGGATATCAATTACTTCTTAAAAAGCATCATCCAAAATCTGAGCGTTGAGATTGCGCAGAAATCCATTTATGATTATATAGAGCATGCGCTTCATTTACAAGTCATTGCTTGTCGCAGAATGATCCGGGTTGAAAAAGCTACTGCATTAGATAAAGAGCTGATCAACCTTCGTGATTTTGATTGTGTAGGAGTTACCTTAAACAATGCATATCTGGATGATGGCAAAATGTTTGAGTATACAGAATCACGCCATGCTCCTGATCATTTTACTTTTTGTGAAACTGTGTCTTTAAAAGATCGCTAA
- a CDS encoding neutral/alkaline non-lysosomal ceramidase N-terminal domain-containing protein, translating into MIAGFAKAIITPSLQLPMAGYIGLRKSDGILDNLHVRCIYLKEKEEVFLFQYDLLYVDGVMVNKLIKRLQKQYSIKKHQVIVNAIHTHSGPAQILEKSGWNQRLDYIDGDYDEALVDMLVEKAIQAASEAYQTKEEAVLYFSKDHFRDIGTNRNQKDKAIDDTLSVLKIRNQSGCQAIIFSYACHPTIMHEENTKYSCDLLGPAFEMLEKQVSLAMFYNGACGDVSTRFTKNGSGIQEVKRLGALLAQHILEVMNKNEMQVNDLKISSFTYTCKARTYISQEDLQVLWNKQQRNSREKELYDLYEKMRYYCENKQLSLPVHMMQFDTICYVYVPVELFSSLALYLKSLLSNEIILVSYAMDYFSYMPDQAAYDENPIAFEAVISPFAKGCGEHFMDCIVSHIKKDHF; encoded by the coding sequence ATGATTGCCGGATTTGCGAAAGCGATCATTACTCCATCTTTACAGCTTCCAATGGCTGGATATATTGGATTAAGAAAAAGTGATGGAATCTTAGATAATTTGCACGTTCGCTGTATCTATTTGAAAGAGAAGGAAGAAGTCTTTCTCTTTCAATATGATTTACTATATGTAGATGGTGTGATGGTGAATAAATTAATCAAAAGATTACAGAAACAATATTCTATAAAAAAGCATCAGGTAATCGTTAATGCGATTCATACGCACAGTGGGCCGGCACAAATATTAGAAAAGTCTGGCTGGAATCAACGATTAGATTATATCGATGGAGATTATGATGAAGCGTTGGTGGACATGCTTGTGGAAAAAGCAATACAAGCAGCAAGTGAAGCATATCAGACAAAAGAGGAAGCAGTGCTGTATTTTTCAAAAGATCATTTTCGAGATATTGGCACAAATCGAAATCAAAAAGATAAAGCAATTGATGATACTTTATCTGTGTTGAAAATTAGAAATCAATCTGGTTGTCAGGCAATCATCTTTTCCTATGCATGTCATCCAACGATCATGCATGAAGAAAATACAAAATATAGCTGTGACTTATTGGGACCGGCTTTTGAGATGTTGGAAAAACAGGTATCCCTAGCCATGTTTTATAACGGAGCATGTGGTGATGTATCTACCCGGTTTACGAAAAATGGAAGTGGTATACAAGAAGTGAAACGCTTAGGAGCATTATTGGCACAGCATATATTAGAAGTTATGAATAAAAATGAAATGCAGGTAAATGATTTAAAAATATCTTCATTTACATATACATGTAAAGCAAGAACGTATATATCACAGGAGGATTTACAGGTATTATGGAATAAACAGCAACGAAATTCTAGAGAAAAAGAACTCTATGATTTATATGAAAAGATGCGATATTATTGTGAAAACAAACAACTATCCCTGCCAGTCCATATGATGCAGTTTGATACAATCTGTTATGTATATGTACCTGTAGAACTGTTTTCTTCTTTGGCTTTGTATCTGAAAAGTTTATTATCAAATGAAATCATTCTTGTATCTTATGCTATGGATTATTTTAGTTACATGCCAGATCAGGCAGCATATGATGAAAATCCTATTGCCTTTGAGGCGGTGATATCGCCATTTGCGAAGGGATGTGGGGAACATTTCATGGATTGTATAGTTTCACATATAAAAAAAGATCATTTTTAG
- a CDS encoding PTS transporter subunit EIIC gives MAIQYDRIAKEIVEKTGGVDNILSAAHCATRLRLIVKNREIIDDDEVEKVDEVKGVFFTGGQYQIILGAGVVNKVYAEVEKMGVSTTNKADQSALAQQDQSKGKKLIRLLGDIFVPIIPIIAATGLCMGLRGLITNEMLLDLLGLGSSGLSESMTVMLSVLCDTTFAFLPALVCWSTFKTFGGTPLLGLIIGLMLVSTALPNAYAVATPDSGVVPIMAFGCIPLVGYQGSVLPAIMVGVIGSKLELKIRKIMPNVLDFMVSPFLVILIMMIVSLLVIGPVFHQIEMLVLNLMEGLLHLPFGIGGFLVSFLYPFIVITGVHHIMTTLEVSLLASTGFNQLNALYNMIFFALGFAVLAITIKTKKTRMKPAGYGAFLSQMLGVGEPGMFGFLLRYTMKPFVGACLVAGCTGMLATILGLSAKGMGAGGFIGFLLYMYDAHQLFIYFALVILTAILSFVVTWLFTVPKEFMEEE, from the coding sequence ATGGCTATTCAATATGATCGAATCGCAAAGGAAATTGTGGAAAAAACTGGTGGAGTGGATAATATTTTATCTGCGGCACATTGTGCAACACGTTTAAGGCTCATTGTAAAGAATCGGGAAATTATCGATGATGATGAAGTGGAAAAGGTGGATGAAGTAAAGGGGGTGTTTTTTACAGGAGGACAGTATCAGATCATTCTGGGAGCTGGTGTTGTAAATAAAGTATATGCGGAAGTGGAAAAAATGGGTGTATCAACAACAAATAAAGCTGATCAAAGTGCACTGGCACAACAGGATCAATCAAAAGGAAAGAAATTGATTCGCTTATTGGGAGATATCTTTGTCCCCATTATCCCAATCATTGCGGCAACTGGTTTATGTATGGGACTTCGTGGTTTAATCACAAATGAAATGTTGTTGGATTTATTAGGACTTGGCAGCTCTGGTTTATCAGAATCTATGACAGTGATGCTGTCTGTATTATGTGACACGACATTTGCATTCTTGCCAGCACTTGTTTGCTGGTCTACCTTTAAGACATTTGGAGGAACACCATTATTAGGATTGATTATTGGGTTAATGCTGGTATCTACAGCCTTGCCAAACGCATATGCAGTGGCAACTCCAGATAGTGGCGTCGTTCCAATTATGGCATTTGGATGTATCCCATTAGTAGGATATCAGGGAAGTGTACTTCCAGCAATCATGGTTGGGGTAATCGGCAGTAAACTGGAATTAAAAATCAGAAAGATTATGCCTAATGTTTTAGATTTCATGGTATCTCCATTCCTTGTAATTCTGATTATGATGATTGTTTCTTTATTAGTGATCGGACCTGTTTTCCATCAGATTGAAATGCTGGTATTGAATCTAATGGAAGGTTTACTGCATTTGCCATTTGGGATTGGTGGTTTCCTTGTTTCTTTCCTATATCCATTTATCGTTATCACAGGTGTACATCATATCATGACAACATTAGAGGTATCTTTACTTGCTAGTACAGGCTTTAATCAGTTGAATGCATTATATAACATGATTTTCTTTGCCCTTGGTTTTGCGGTATTGGCGATTACAATAAAAACGAAAAAGACACGTATGAAGCCTGCTGGTTATGGTGCATTTTTATCACAGATGTTAGGTGTTGGCGAGCCTGGTATGTTTGGTTTCTTGTTGCGTTATACCATGAAACCATTTGTTGGCGCATGTCTTGTGGCAGGCTGTACGGGTATGTTAGCAACCATACTTGGCTTAAGTGCAAAAGGCATGGGAGCTGGTGGCTTTATTGGTTTCCTATTATATATGTATGATGCACATCAACTGTTCATTTACTTTGCCTTGGTAATACTCACAGCCATCTTATCATTTGTAGTAACTTGGCTGTTTACCGTACCAAAAGAATTCATGGAAGAGGAATAG
- a CDS encoding PRD domain-containing protein, whose amino-acid sequence MKITKVFNNNLVATITPEKREALLSGTGIGFGKKVGDVVDQSKITNYYYVENQRKKLLYQMMETTPVEYLEIAEAILDRANRKLSKHVSDTILPALVDHLYVAITRTKKGKQVPNLIHVETKMMYPVEYEVGLWALRLIKMRLNVTLPDDEAGFIAIHIQNGEDESNEDVSDMLMFVKETTDIIAESFNCRFDVNSTDNQRLATHLKFFYQRMMHHQTTTIVNVEDMYRLLITKHKDMKKCMHHISELLKKDYAYQITLSEEVYLMMHILKMIQSE is encoded by the coding sequence ATGAAAATCACAAAAGTTTTTAATAACAATCTGGTGGCCACCATTACCCCGGAAAAACGTGAGGCACTATTAAGTGGTACTGGCATCGGGTTTGGAAAAAAGGTCGGCGATGTTGTCGATCAATCAAAAATCACAAATTATTATTATGTAGAAAACCAAAGAAAAAAATTGTTGTATCAAATGATGGAAACAACGCCGGTAGAATATCTGGAAATTGCGGAAGCAATTTTAGACAGGGCAAACCGAAAGCTTTCTAAGCATGTGAGCGATACGATATTGCCTGCTCTAGTGGATCATTTGTATGTAGCGATCACAAGAACGAAAAAAGGCAAGCAGGTACCGAATCTGATTCATGTGGAAACAAAAATGATGTATCCTGTAGAATATGAAGTCGGTTTATGGGCGTTACGATTGATAAAAATGCGTCTAAATGTAACCTTGCCAGATGATGAAGCTGGTTTTATCGCAATCCATATTCAAAATGGAGAAGATGAATCCAATGAAGATGTTTCTGATATGTTGATGTTTGTGAAAGAAACAACGGATATTATTGCGGAAAGTTTTAACTGCAGGTTTGATGTTAACAGCACGGATAATCAACGACTGGCAACGCATCTGAAATTCTTCTATCAAAGGATGATGCATCATCAGACAACAACAATTGTAAATGTAGAAGACATGTATCGCTTATTGATTACGAAGCATAAAGATATGAAGAAATGTATGCATCACATAAGTGAACTGTTGAAGAAAGATTATGCCTATCAAATCACCTTAAGTGAGGAAGTTTATTTGATGATGCATATCTTAAAGATGATACAAAGTGAATAA
- a CDS encoding ABC transporter ATP-binding protein encodes MRVNKQQSRVKADKDSMNVLLRLMKYTIAHYKAVSVFVLIFIIISSLATVVSSLFIKSLIDDYITPLLETANPSFTPLFQALCTMGGIYLCGVVSTYLYSKLLIEISQGTMKRVRDDLFAHMEKLPIRYFDTNFHGDIMSVYTNDTDTLRQVISQSIPQLFSSLITIIGVFISMCILSLPLTLIVIVMVLIMKTVMSKIAGQSSIYFHRQQKDLGKVNGYIEEMMSGTKVVKVFTHEEAVKKEFDEVNDALFESAYQANKYANILMPVLGNLGNISYVLTALIGGVLAINGFGGLTLGALASFLQLNKSFTGPITQVSQQLNSVIMASAGAKRIFALMDEELEVDEGIVTLANVKEENGELVESEQHTGKWAWRHPRNDGTITYVPLVGDIIFDHVDFGYVDNKQILFDINLYAQRGQKVAFVGATGAGKTTITNLINRFYDIQKGMITYDGIDIKLIKKDDLRRSLGIVLQDTHLFTGTIADNIRYGKNDASDEEVIAAAKLANADGFIRHLDHGYQTMITGDGASLSQGQRQLLSIARAALANPPVLILDEATSSIDSRTEKIVQDGMDKLMQGRTVFVIAHRLSTIRNSDVIMVMDQGHIIERGNHEKLMKEKKIYYQLYTGGLELD; translated from the coding sequence ATGAGAGTAAATAAACAACAAAGTAGAGTGAAGGCCGATAAGGACTCCATGAACGTATTATTGCGTTTAATGAAATATACGATTGCACATTATAAGGCAGTCAGTGTATTCGTATTGATATTTATCATCATCAGTTCACTTGCCACTGTTGTCAGTTCTTTATTCATTAAGAGTCTGATTGATGATTATATTACACCATTACTGGAAACTGCCAATCCTTCCTTCACCCCATTATTTCAAGCATTATGTACCATGGGAGGTATTTATTTATGTGGTGTTGTTTCTACATATCTGTATAGCAAACTATTGATTGAGATATCACAGGGTACCATGAAACGTGTTCGTGATGATTTATTTGCCCATATGGAAAAACTTCCTATTCGATATTTTGACACCAACTTTCATGGGGATATCATGTCAGTTTATACCAATGATACAGATACCTTGCGACAGGTAATTTCACAAAGCATTCCCCAGTTGTTTTCATCATTGATTACGATTATTGGTGTATTTATTTCCATGTGTATCTTAAGCCTTCCATTAACGCTGATCGTTATTGTGATGGTGTTGATTATGAAAACAGTGATGAGTAAAATCGCTGGACAAAGTAGTATTTATTTCCATCGTCAGCAAAAAGATCTTGGTAAAGTCAATGGCTATATTGAAGAAATGATGAGTGGCACAAAGGTTGTTAAAGTATTTACGCATGAAGAAGCAGTCAAAAAAGAATTTGATGAAGTAAATGATGCATTATTTGAAAGTGCCTATCAGGCAAATAAGTATGCGAATATCTTGATGCCGGTACTTGGAAACTTAGGAAATATTTCTTATGTATTAACAGCACTCATTGGTGGTGTACTTGCTATTAATGGATTTGGTGGATTAACACTGGGTGCGCTGGCAAGTTTTCTTCAATTGAATAAATCATTTACCGGACCTATTACACAGGTATCCCAGCAGTTAAATTCTGTTATTATGGCATCTGCGGGTGCTAAGCGTATCTTTGCGCTGATGGATGAGGAATTAGAAGTAGATGAAGGTATTGTGACACTGGCAAATGTAAAAGAAGAAAATGGAGAACTTGTGGAAAGTGAACAGCATACTGGAAAATGGGCATGGCGTCATCCTAGAAATGATGGAACGATTACCTATGTTCCTTTAGTTGGTGATATCATCTTTGATCATGTGGACTTTGGATATGTGGATAATAAACAGATATTATTTGATATCAATTTATATGCACAGCGTGGTCAAAAGGTAGCTTTTGTTGGCGCAACAGGTGCGGGCAAGACAACCATTACCAATTTGATCAATCGTTTCTATGATATTCAAAAAGGAATGATTACCTATGATGGCATTGATATCAAATTAATCAAGAAAGATGATTTGCGCCGTTCTTTAGGTATTGTTCTTCAGGATACCCACTTGTTTACCGGCACCATTGCGGATAATATCCGTTATGGAAAAAATGACGCAAGCGATGAAGAAGTCATTGCCGCCGCAAAACTTGCGAACGCAGATGGTTTTATCCGTCATTTAGATCATGGCTATCAAACCATGATTACAGGAGATGGTGCATCTCTATCACAAGGACAGCGACAGTTATTATCCATCGCTCGTGCAGCTTTGGCAAATCCTCCTGTTTTAATTCTTGATGAAGCGACCAGTTCTATTGACTCACGTACCGAAAAAATCGTACAGGATGGTATGGATAAACTGATGCAGGGAAGAACCGTATTTGTCATTGCGCATCGTTTATCTACAATTCGTAATTCTGATGTAATCATGGTTATGGATCAGGGACATATCATAGAACGAGGAAATCATGAGAAATTAATGAAAGAGAAAAAGATTTATTATCAATTATATACCGGCGGTTTAGAGCTGGATTAA
- a CDS encoding ABC transporter ATP-binding protein, with protein sequence MVKRLLLEVKEFKKASILAPVFMVGEVLLEISLPFLMSYIIDLGVSKGDMGEVVKFGLIMSVAAFGSLFCGAMSGKYAAYGSAGFARNLRKAMFSNIQDFSFQNVDHFSTAGLVTRLMTDVTNVQNAYQMVLRMCVRAPLTLVCALSMTFIINSELSMVFFYAALFLGIVLIIIMRFAHPIFLKVFERYDDLNASVQENITNMRVVKAYVKEDHEINKFHSASYQIYKMFKKAENILIFNSPSMQLAMYGCIITISWLGAQKIVGSTLTTGELMSMITYTMNILMSLMMLSMIFVMLSMSFASVKRIHEVLEEKSDIVSPDNALMDVPDGSVVFDHVSFSYGEHCESDALQDIDLRIEAGQTIGIMGGTGSGKSSLVQLLARLYDVTKGQLLVGGHNVKEYDVKVLRDQVSMVLQNNVLFSDSIKDNLRWGKGDASDEEMIHVCKLAQADSFIQAFPNGYDTHIEQGGSNVSGGQRQRLCIARALLKNPKILILDDSTSAVDTRTDYLIRKAFKEDLPHITKFIISQRISSIEDADKIIVMDDGKVSGFGTHEELLKTNPIYQEVYATQVKGGEDDESK encoded by the coding sequence ATGGTAAAACGATTATTATTGGAAGTAAAAGAGTTTAAGAAAGCATCCATTCTTGCGCCAGTATTCATGGTGGGAGAAGTGCTTTTAGAAATATCCCTGCCATTTTTAATGTCTTATATCATTGATTTGGGTGTTAGTAAAGGCGATATGGGAGAGGTTGTAAAGTTTGGTTTGATTATGAGTGTTGCGGCATTTGGTTCATTATTTTGTGGTGCTATGTCTGGAAAATATGCTGCCTATGGATCCGCAGGCTTCGCAAGGAATCTAAGGAAAGCAATGTTTTCCAATATACAGGATTTTTCTTTTCAGAATGTGGATCATTTTTCCACAGCAGGACTTGTGACACGTTTAATGACGGATGTGACCAATGTACAGAATGCTTATCAAATGGTATTGCGTATGTGTGTACGTGCGCCATTGACTCTGGTATGCGCTTTGAGTATGACATTTATCATCAATTCAGAGTTGTCTATGGTTTTCTTTTATGCGGCTTTATTTCTAGGAATTGTCTTGATAATTATTATGCGTTTTGCACATCCGATCTTTTTGAAAGTATTTGAAAGATACGATGATTTAAATGCCAGTGTACAAGAGAATATCACCAATATGCGTGTAGTCAAGGCGTATGTAAAAGAGGACCATGAAATCAATAAATTTCACAGCGCATCTTATCAGATATATAAAATGTTTAAGAAAGCTGAAAATATCCTGATATTTAACTCACCATCTATGCAGTTAGCCATGTATGGATGTATTATCACAATTTCTTGGCTGGGTGCACAAAAAATCGTTGGCTCCACATTAACTACTGGGGAGCTTATGAGTATGATAACGTATACCATGAATATATTAATGTCTTTGATGATGTTATCCATGATATTTGTTATGTTGTCTATGTCATTTGCTTCTGTAAAGCGTATTCATGAAGTTCTGGAAGAAAAAAGTGATATCGTATCACCAGACAATGCATTAATGGATGTTCCAGATGGTTCTGTGGTATTTGATCATGTCAGTTTCTCTTATGGAGAACATTGTGAAAGTGATGCTTTACAGGATATCGATTTACGAATAGAAGCAGGACAAACGATTGGAATTATGGGTGGTACCGGCAGTGGAAAATCTTCACTTGTGCAGCTATTGGCAAGATTATATGATGTCACAAAAGGACAACTGTTGGTTGGCGGTCATAATGTGAAAGAATATGATGTAAAAGTATTGCGTGATCAGGTTTCCATGGTATTACAGAATAATGTGCTGTTCTCAGACAGTATTAAGGATAATCTTCGCTGGGGAAAAGGCGATGCAAGTGATGAAGAGATGATACATGTATGTAAACTGGCGCAGGCTGATAGTTTTATACAAGCATTTCCTAATGGTTATGATACCCATATCGAACAAGGTGGCAGTAATGTTTCCGGAGGACAGCGACAGCGTTTATGTATCGCACGTGCCTTATTGAAGAATCCAAAAATATTAATCTTGGATGACTCTACCAGTGCCGTGGATACACGTACAGATTATCTGATTAGAAAAGCATTTAAAGAAGATCTTCCACATATCACAAAGTTTATTATATCTCAGCGTATTTCATCTATTGAAGATGCGGATAAAATCATCGTGATGGATGATGGTAAAGTATCTGGTTTTGGTACACATGAAGAACTATTGAAAACCAACCCAATCTATCAGGAAGTATATGCAACACAGGTAAAGGGAGGTGAAGATGATGAGAGTAAATAA
- a CDS encoding MarR family transcriptional regulator: MSDKRIGFLIKQVFHMNQVRLNEMFAEFDLTGAQTFTLIYLFKAHDQGRIINQRDIERDMDISNPTVTGILNRLENKGLIIRKVNPADARVKNIDVTNEALELDKVLRKKFQENEQQLVENLSEEEVKSLAYMLEKILYGNT, from the coding sequence ATGTCAGATAAAAGAATTGGCTTTTTAATCAAACAAGTATTCCATATGAATCAGGTGCGTTTAAATGAAATGTTTGCGGAGTTTGATTTGACGGGTGCACAAACGTTTACCTTGATTTATTTATTTAAGGCACATGATCAAGGAAGAATCATCAATCAAAGAGATATTGAACGTGATATGGATATATCAAATCCTACTGTGACAGGTATATTAAATCGTTTAGAGAATAAAGGATTGATCATACGAAAAGTAAATCCGGCAGATGCACGTGTAAAAAATATTGATGTCACGAATGAAGCATTAGAATTAGACAAGGTATTACGTAAAAAATTTCAGGAAAATGAGCAACAGCTGGTAGAAAATTTGAGTGAAGAAGAAGTAAAAAGTCTGGCATATATGTTAGAAAAGATTTTATACGGCAACACCTGA